Genomic window (Synechococcales cyanobacterium T60_A2020_003):
GTTGCGGATGCGGTATTGAGGTTTCATGGCAGGTTTTATATGTGATAACTGAAATTTACCATGCCTCTCCTGCCCGCAACCCCTCTTTCATGCAACAACGCCGACCATCTGCCTCCGGATTTGGTGATCGAAGTAGATATTACCAGTCCCTCAACCCAGCGCATGGAGATTTACGAAGCCCTGGGAATTGCTGAAGTTTGGCGCTACACCAAGCAGCGCGGGCTCGTG
Coding sequences:
- a CDS encoding Uma2 family endonuclease — encoded protein: MPLLPATPLSCNNADHLPPDLVIEVDITSPSTQRMEIYEALGIAEVWRYTKQRGLVIYLLTAKGYDESATSSAVPPVTAVKLNEFLRQRQTQGENQVIRAVRTWIQQAND